The following proteins are encoded in a genomic region of Coffea eugenioides isolate CCC68of chromosome 6, Ceug_1.0, whole genome shotgun sequence:
- the LOC113775908 gene encoding UDP-N-acetylglucosamine transferase subunit ALG14-like yields the protein MSLQKAQVLEKSWLNEGGVEEVGSAKFMQIYRSREVGQSYITSVGTTLIALAHAFWLMIKIRPHVILCNGPRTCIPLCAIAFIFKILGIRWSYIFYVESIARVRRLSLSALLLYKLRMADQLFVQ from the exons ATGAGCCTTCAAAAGGCACAAGTTCTTGAAAAATCTTGGCTCAATGAG GGAGGAGTTGAAGAGGTTGGATCTGCTAAATTCATGCAGATATACCGAAGCCGAGAGGTCGGTCAATCATATATAACCTCTGTTGGAACCACCTTAATCGCTTTGGCTCATGCATTTTGGCTAATGATAAAGATCAGACCTCATGTG ATTTTGTGCAATGGACCTAGAACTTGTATACCTCTTTGTGCAATTGCTTTCATCTTCAAG ATTCTTGGAATTAGATGGTCATATATATTCTATGTTGAAAGCATTGCAAGAGTGAGGAGGCTTTCTTTGAGCGCATTGCTTCTTTACAAACTACGCATGGCTGATCAGTTGTTTGTGCAGTGA